The genomic stretch CGTCGAGACGAGGTTTGGCGTACGCCCACCCTCAGTTCCAAAGGTGGTCGAAGCGCTCGCGCAGTTGAAGGGCGAGCAATTGGCTCCGCACGGAGCTGCCACCGCCAACGCACTAGGCATGACGACGCAGGTGCCAGTTCGTACGGTGTACCTGACCTCAGGACGCAGTCGGCGCCTGCGGCTCGGTGCGCAGGAAGTCGAGCTGCGACATGCCCCTGCTTGGCAGTTGGCACTACCGAATCAGACCGCAGGCCAAATCATCCGTGCCCTGGCATGGCTCGGCCCCAAGGAGGGGCGCGAACGGCTTTCATCCCTTGGAAAGAAGCTCTCGCCAAGTGAACTCCAGGAACTCGCCGCTGCACGCGCACAGCTTCCGGCGTGGATGGCTCAGCAGGTAGGGGCGTTCGTAAATGCCTGAGGCATTCCTGCAGCTTGAGTCGCAAGACCGTCGGGATGCTCTTGAGGTCGTAGCAAATAAGTCTGTGCGCCCTGTCCACCTGCTTGAGAAGGACGTCTGGGTCGTCTGGGCCTTGAACGTGATGTTCTCCGCGCACCTTGGGCAGCATCTCGTCTTTAAGGGCGGGACCTCACTGTCTAAGGCCTACGGCGCCATCCGCCGCTTCTCTGAAGATGTGGACCTCACCTATGACATTCGGACGATTGCTCCCGACTTGACAGGCGACCAGACGAATCCGCTGCCAAGCTCCGGAAGCCAACAGAAGAAGTGGACGAAGGAAATCAGGGAGCGTCTGAAGCAGTGGGTCGGGAACACGGCCTTGCACACTATCAGCGCGGCGATTAGCGCGGAGCGCGTGCCAGCGACGGTAGCAGTTAAGCCGGATGACCACTCTGCCATCCAGATTTCGTACCAGAGCGTCTCAGAAGGCTCGGGCTATGTTGGCCCTGTCGTGCTGCTGGAGTTTGGTGCGCGCTCAACGGGCGAGCCCTCCGAAGAGCGGTTGGTGCAGTGTGATGCAGCATCGTACTTGCCTGAGCTTGAGTTCCCTACGGCCAAACCCCGCGTCATGCGGGTCGAACGGACCTTCTGGGAGAAGGCAACCGCCATCCACGTGATGTGTTCGGGCGCCAAAATTCGAACGGACCGTTTCTCGCGGCACTGGTACGACTTGGTCCAACTCGACAAGACCGGACATGCTGCCTCAGCGCTAGCGGACAGGCCTCTCGCACTTCAAGTGGCTGAGCACAAGAGTTGGTTCTTCGAGGAGAAGGTGGACGGGAAGCCCATCGATTACAAGGCAACCGTCACTGGCGGGCTCCGGTTGGTGCCAGAGGGCGCTGTCCTAGAGGCGCTCAGGGATGACTACCAGAAGATGGTCAACGATGGGCTTCTGCTCGACGCAGCCGAGCCCTTCGAAACGCTCCTTGAGCAGTGTCGCCAGCTCCAAGACCGCGCGAATGCTGCAGCCCAGACCTAACGCGAGAAGTCCAGCCTAACAAAGAGGCGCGTGAGGAACCCTCACGGTCGCCCATTCCCAGGTAAGTTGGGTGATGTAAATCGCGTTTGGCGAAGCGCGGAGCCGCAGGCTTTTTCGCAGAGATAGCCAGCGCACCAATCGGCTGAAGATCCTGATGCCGGTGGTTCATTTCCGCCCTTTTAAACTGGATCTTGCCCATCGCGCCTCCTCGTTGGAGGTGAACTGAGAAAGAACGGTTCTTCACCGCAA from Cystobacter ferrugineus encodes the following:
- a CDS encoding nucleotidyl transferase AbiEii/AbiGii toxin family protein codes for the protein MPEAFLQLESQDRRDALEVVANKSVRPVHLLEKDVWVVWALNVMFSAHLGQHLVFKGGTSLSKAYGAIRRFSEDVDLTYDIRTIAPDLTGDQTNPLPSSGSQQKKWTKEIRERLKQWVGNTALHTISAAISAERVPATVAVKPDDHSAIQISYQSVSEGSGYVGPVVLLEFGARSTGEPSEERLVQCDAASYLPELEFPTAKPRVMRVERTFWEKATAIHVMCSGAKIRTDRFSRHWYDLVQLDKTGHAASALADRPLALQVAEHKSWFFEEKVDGKPIDYKATVTGGLRLVPEGAVLEALRDDYQKMVNDGLLLDAAEPFETLLEQCRQLQDRANAAAQT
- a CDS encoding DUF6088 family protein translates to MATLAESIMKEASKRAEGTPLLAKEFLHLGSRAAVDQALSRLARQGRLMRASRGVYVRPVETRFGVRPPSVPKVVEALAQLKGEQLAPHGAATANALGMTTQVPVRTVYLTSGRSRRLRLGAQEVELRHAPAWQLALPNQTAGQIIRALAWLGPKEGRERLSSLGKKLSPSELQELAAARAQLPAWMAQQVGAFVNA